One segment of Arthrobacter sp. MMS18-M83 DNA contains the following:
- a CDS encoding glycosyltransferase family 2 protein, translating into MDTDFFVYFDDVDFSIRARAAGFQYWLTGDLTIIHKASSLTGGFLGSFTLRWLTRNWVLTSRKHLSLFGKLKAFTYMQAWMLARLLVGRDKASHYVKRQKAFFEGMVAPVSDDGSWLSNSELISESSPIGRIVRKEAARNVT; encoded by the coding sequence ATGGATACTGACTTTTTTGTTTACTTTGACGATGTGGACTTTTCTATTCGCGCACGCGCGGCTGGTTTCCAGTATTGGTTGACCGGAGATCTAACCATCATCCATAAAGCAAGTAGCCTTACAGGTGGCTTTCTCGGATCCTTTACGCTCAGGTGGTTGACGCGGAACTGGGTTCTCACAAGTCGAAAGCACTTATCTCTTTTCGGAAAGCTCAAGGCCTTCACTTATATGCAAGCGTGGATGTTGGCTCGTCTCTTAGTCGGCCGTGACAAGGCAAGCCATTATGTCAAGCGACAGAAGGCTTTCTTTGAGGGCATGGTAGCCCCCGTCTCAGATGATGGTTCGTGGCTATCCAACTCAGAGCTGATCTCTGAAAGTAGTCCGATTGGAAGAATAGTGCGGAAGGAAGCGGCCAGAAATGTCACTTAG
- a CDS encoding NAD-dependent epimerase/dehydratase family protein, with amino-acid sequence MKILITGGAGFIGQHLARLLVTKGHEVTAMDSLDTQVHQNPEHSAERFPGVVLNRDVSESDAWESVPPHEAIVHLAAETGTSQSMYEQDHYRRVNVGGTQLAATTAANWMVPIVTMSSRAVYGEGRLLEAGEVLPRGLDGGPSGRLLPSNEEDPHGPVSVYGETKSAGETALERIVYGRVSATIIRPQNVIGQGQALHNPYTGVLAAFLARLKEGRELSIYGDGSQTRDFVHVEDLAALVAWCLENPSAVGEPARVLNCGTGVRTSLDQLAQYAIDAAPGTDVGIVHTPIKRAGDIDHACADLRRLKEIGAPLPAWSTKEAITQFIKTSWSSNGADSSAWDQALKELANKGLVE; translated from the coding sequence ATGAAAATTCTGATTACCGGCGGGGCTGGCTTTATTGGTCAGCATCTGGCTAGGCTGCTCGTCACAAAGGGGCACGAAGTGACGGCGATGGATTCGCTGGACACTCAGGTGCATCAAAATCCGGAACACTCGGCTGAACGTTTTCCGGGCGTCGTATTAAACAGGGACGTCTCTGAGTCGGACGCTTGGGAGTCCGTACCCCCGCACGAGGCTATCGTTCACCTGGCGGCTGAAACCGGTACTTCGCAGTCTATGTACGAGCAGGATCACTACCGTCGGGTCAACGTAGGCGGCACTCAGCTTGCGGCAACCACTGCGGCAAACTGGATGGTTCCCATTGTCACAATGAGCTCACGGGCTGTGTATGGTGAAGGGCGTCTCTTGGAAGCTGGTGAGGTGCTACCAAGGGGTCTAGATGGCGGACCATCCGGACGTCTGCTACCGTCCAACGAGGAGGACCCTCACGGACCGGTGTCCGTTTACGGAGAGACCAAATCGGCAGGCGAAACGGCTCTGGAAAGAATCGTTTACGGCCGAGTAAGCGCCACAATTATTCGACCGCAGAACGTAATTGGCCAAGGCCAAGCGCTCCACAATCCGTACACCGGTGTACTTGCGGCATTTCTTGCCCGGCTGAAAGAAGGCCGCGAACTGTCCATTTACGGAGATGGGTCCCAAACGCGTGATTTCGTTCACGTCGAGGATCTGGCGGCGCTGGTGGCGTGGTGCCTGGAGAACCCTTCGGCCGTCGGGGAGCCCGCCCGAGTGTTAAACTGCGGAACAGGAGTCCGGACAAGTTTGGACCAACTGGCACAGTATGCCATCGACGCAGCGCCCGGAACTGACGTGGGGATTGTGCACACACCCATCAAGCGTGCCGGCGACATCGATCACGCTTGCGCTGACTTGCGACGGTTGAAGGAAATCGGGGCGCCGCTGCCAGCTTGGTCAACTAAAGAGGCCATTACGCAATTCATCAAAACTTCCTGGAGTTCTAACGGGGCCGATTCCTCAGCATGGGATCAAGCACTGAAGGAACTCGCCAATAAGGGTCTGGTTGAATAG
- a CDS encoding IS3 family transposase (programmed frameshift), with product MARRHTPEQVIAKVRQGQKMLNDGRPMVEVIKELQITEATWYRWLNQYGSEKNAEASRRTRELEKENARLKRLLAEKELAIDILNEVAKGKFLSPEPRRRAVRMAVEKFGASERLACRILGQNRSVFRKKKPDMGFQEAQLRADLRAVAVKHPAWGWRKARWHLLAQPAWDGVALNRKRVRRLWRDEGLACKPRARKRRRTGPGAGEQKRLTAQYPMHVVSFDFQSDVTSCGRHIRFFNVIDEYTRTALAVIPRRSFKASDVVAVLEDIIAETGTAPTYVRCDNGPEFTAAALIDWCNTAGVDTAFIDPGSPWQNGFIESFNAQFRREQLTGEIMDTMAEARYLAEEWKAIYNHERPHGSLDGMTPKRYWENWTQKNQLAIA from the exons ATGGCACGCAGACACACCCCCGAGCAGGTCATCGCGAAGGTCCGGCAGGGGCAGAAAATGCTCAACGACGGACGCCCGATGGTCGAAGTCATCAAGGAACTCCAGATCACCGAGGCGACCTGGTACCGGTGGCTGAACCAGTACGGTTCCGAGAAGAACGCCGAGGCATCCAGGCGGACCAGGGAACTGGAGAAGGAGAACGCCCGGCTCAAGCGGCTGCTGGCTGAGAAGGAACTGGCCATCGACATCCTGAACGAGGTCGCGAAGGGAAAAT TTCTGAGCCCCGAACCGCGCCGCCGTGCCGTGCGCATGGCAGTGGAGAAGTTCGGGGCGTCCGAGCGCCTTGCCTGCAGAATTCTGGGCCAGAACCGGTCCGTGTTCCGCAAGAAGAAACCCGACATGGGATTCCAGGAGGCCCAGTTGCGGGCGGACCTGAGGGCCGTGGCCGTGAAGCATCCCGCGTGGGGCTGGCGGAAGGCCCGCTGGCACCTCCTGGCCCAGCCTGCATGGGACGGGGTGGCGCTGAACAGGAAGCGGGTCCGCCGACTCTGGCGTGACGAAGGCCTGGCCTGTAAACCCAGGGCACGGAAGAGGCGCAGGACCGGGCCCGGCGCCGGGGAACAGAAGCGCCTCACCGCCCAGTATCCGATGCACGTGGTCAGCTTCGACTTCCAGTCCGACGTGACCTCCTGCGGCCGGCACATACGGTTCTTCAATGTCATCGACGAATACACCCGCACCGCCCTGGCAGTCATTCCGCGCCGGTCCTTCAAGGCCTCCGACGTGGTCGCCGTGCTGGAGGACATCATCGCCGAGACCGGCACCGCACCGACCTACGTCCGCTGCGACAACGGACCTGAATTCACCGCCGCGGCACTGATTGACTGGTGCAACACCGCCGGGGTCGATACCGCGTTCATCGACCCCGGATCACCCTGGCAGAACGGCTTCATCGAATCCTTCAACGCCCAATTCAGAAGGGAACAACTCACAGGAGAAATCATGGACACCATGGCCGAGGCAAGGTATTTGGCCGAGGAATGGAAAGCTATCTACAATCATGAACGGCCCCACGGATCCCTGGACGGCATGACGCCGAAACGCTACTGGGAGAACTGGACGCAGAAAAATCAACTAGCTATCGCATAG
- a CDS encoding Lrp/AsnC family transcriptional regulator encodes MAEVEADQAEVPLDQVDRDIIAELTRDGRMSVTQVAENVHISRAHAYSRISRLTGEGVLTKFTALVDPIKAGLKSSAYVTLKVQQHSWRELREELRLIPEVQHIALVGGDFDVILLVRATDNIHLRRVIFDQLQSMPGVQDTQTFLVFEDLDTR; translated from the coding sequence ATGGCCGAGGTCGAAGCAGATCAGGCAGAAGTCCCCCTGGACCAGGTGGACAGGGACATCATTGCCGAGCTGACCCGGGACGGAAGGATGTCAGTCACCCAAGTGGCGGAGAACGTCCACATCAGCAGGGCGCACGCGTACTCGAGAATTTCCCGGCTGACGGGCGAGGGTGTGCTCACCAAGTTCACTGCGCTGGTGGACCCCATCAAGGCCGGTTTGAAGTCATCCGCCTACGTCACGCTCAAGGTGCAGCAGCACTCGTGGCGCGAGCTTCGGGAAGAGCTTCGGCTCATTCCGGAGGTGCAGCACATTGCGCTGGTGGGCGGCGACTTCGACGTGATCCTCCTGGTCCGCGCCACCGACAATATCCATCTGCGCCGGGTCATCTTCGACCAGTTGCAGTCAATGCCGGGCGTGCAGGACACGCAGACGTTCCTGGTGTTCGAGGATTTGGATACACGGTAG
- a CDS encoding acyltransferase, with protein MALINPRQVEIGNNCFIRDGARFEVVNRPNQKPGSLRIGNNVTIEQNVHIIACDSVVIEDEVCITPRCTIVDATHPVGTSNSGNRGRILSDEPTFVKISRRVFLGANVVILPNVTIGENSIIGAGSVVSHDIPPNCVAAGSPAKVIRVFDGDGLSLRNSI; from the coding sequence ATGGCCTTGATTAATCCCAGGCAAGTAGAGATAGGGAATAACTGTTTCATACGTGATGGAGCGCGGTTCGAAGTAGTAAACCGCCCGAATCAGAAGCCGGGGTCTCTTCGAATAGGGAACAATGTAACGATAGAGCAGAACGTCCACATTATAGCCTGCGACTCAGTCGTCATCGAAGACGAGGTTTGCATCACGCCCAGATGCACAATTGTAGACGCCACTCACCCGGTTGGAACCTCGAATAGTGGAAATCGCGGCCGTATTTTGTCGGACGAACCGACGTTCGTAAAAATCTCCAGGAGAGTATTTCTGGGGGCTAATGTTGTGATCTTGCCCAATGTGACAATTGGTGAGAACAGCATAATTGGTGCTGGGTCGGTGGTTTCTCATGACATTCCACCTAACTGCGTTGCCGCGGGATCGCCAGCGAAGGTTATTCGAGTATTTGATGGTGACGGTCTTTCGTTGAGGAATTCGATTTAG